A stretch of Cyanobacterium sp. HL-69 DNA encodes these proteins:
- a CDS encoding Alpha/beta hydrolase fold yields MVTRKTFITNHNIEISYLEWHQGKTPLLLLHGMADHSLVWENLGEYLQQKYHIIAPDLRGHGNSSKPEKGYFNDDIIHDLEALLHHLQWDKIHVIAHSWSAKLVPIWATQSPQLFKTMTLVDPFYINKIPRWSKITFPFLYKVLPFLKMTGTFPDYQSAENTAKSLKQYQGWSELQQKVFEYSITQNENKQWSSKFASHAKDEIFTDVMLQAGLSEKLTIPTLFIKPEKGLNKSPWQIKPFEKYLPNLTIKTVPGNHWAFLVEPEPFNQVIAEFLSQN; encoded by the coding sequence ATGGTCACCAGAAAAACATTTATAACAAACCATAACATCGAAATATCTTACCTAGAATGGCATCAAGGAAAAACCCCCCTACTACTATTACACGGCATGGCAGACCATAGCCTAGTATGGGAGAATTTAGGAGAATATTTACAACAAAAATATCATATCATCGCCCCCGACCTGAGAGGACACGGCAACAGTAGTAAACCAGAAAAAGGTTATTTCAACGATGATATTATCCATGACCTAGAAGCTCTCCTCCATCACCTACAATGGGATAAAATTCACGTCATCGCCCATTCTTGGAGTGCCAAATTAGTTCCCATTTGGGCAACCCAAAGCCCCCAACTTTTCAAAACCATGACCCTAGTTGATCCCTTTTATATCAACAAAATTCCCCGTTGGAGCAAAATCACATTCCCTTTTTTGTACAAAGTCTTGCCCTTTCTCAAAATGACAGGCACTTTTCCTGACTACCAATCCGCAGAAAATACCGCCAAATCTCTCAAACAATATCAAGGTTGGTCAGAATTACAACAAAAAGTATTTGAATATAGCATTACCCAAAACGAAAATAAACAATGGTCTAGTAAATTTGCATCCCACGCCAAAGATGAAATTTTTACTGACGTCATGCTACAAGCAGGATTAAGCGAAAAATTAACCATTCCTACCCTTTTTATTAAACCCGAAAAAGGACTAAACAAAAGTCCATGGCAAATCAAACCCTTTGAAAAATATCTCCCTAATTTAACCATCAAAACAGTACCAGGAAATCACTGGGCTTTTTTAGTGGAACCAGAACCATTTAATCAAGTTATTGCCGAATTTTTATCTCAAAATTAA
- a CDS encoding Two-component response regulator produces MAEKMIKTTSSDSQNLVNENPSLKSEGFLFQLLGVTNFLEKNSNVETGLKDLAYMTAQILESKKCSIMLLQTRVIDSQGNKKQEPYLRVFTHYGDLPKEAYEEVTHLNDGIAGYVASTGECLLVEDINKSPFVQVARQKEHDYKSLISAPIFIGNQVIGVINVSEQNNDKPFNNKDLEILKIFALFIGKSIQIIELQNMLQSRFLEIAVSKEVEEKGNKISNITPDPAKISDIVAKAIFKELDKGGFGPNQIINITGEILDLLREKIHKDES; encoded by the coding sequence ATGGCAGAAAAAATGATAAAAACAACATCCAGTGATTCTCAAAATCTCGTAAACGAAAACCCCTCCCTTAAGTCTGAAGGCTTTTTATTCCAATTATTAGGGGTTACTAATTTTTTAGAAAAAAATAGCAATGTTGAAACAGGTTTAAAAGACTTGGCGTATATGACGGCTCAAATTTTAGAGTCAAAAAAATGTTCTATTATGCTCTTACAAACCAGAGTAATAGATAGTCAAGGTAATAAAAAACAAGAGCCTTATTTAAGGGTGTTTACCCATTATGGGGATTTACCCAAGGAAGCCTATGAGGAAGTTACCCATCTAAATGATGGCATTGCGGGGTATGTGGCTTCTACGGGAGAGTGTTTGCTAGTGGAGGATATTAATAAATCTCCATTTGTGCAAGTGGCGAGACAAAAAGAGCATGATTATAAAAGTTTAATTTCTGCACCTATTTTTATTGGTAATCAGGTGATTGGGGTTATTAATGTGAGTGAACAAAATAATGATAAACCTTTTAATAATAAGGATTTAGAAATTTTAAAAATATTTGCTCTTTTTATTGGTAAATCTATTCAAATTATCGAATTACAAAATATGTTGCAATCAAGATTTCTTGAAATTGCGGTATCTAAGGAGGTAGAAGAAAAAGGAAATAAAATTTCAAATATTACTCCAGATCCTGCTAAGATTTCGGATATTGTAGCAAAGGCTATTTTTAAGGAACTTGATAAAGGGGGTTTTGGTCCTAATCAAATTATTAATATTACGGGAGAAATACTTGATTTATTAAGGGAAAAAATTCATAAAGACGAAAGTTAA